The DNA region CCTCGACGTGGTCGGTGAGCTTGTCGAGCGCCTTGCTCTGCTGCTGCAGGTCCTTTGAGTCGGGCGCCGCCGTGGTGGCGGCGCAGGAGTCCCTCCCGCGGCTCGCGGCGGTcggagaggagggggagggcggcggacagagaggagggggtgggcgaggggctgcgcgaggggcGGGTCTCGGGCCTGCGCGAGGGGAGGCGGAACCGTCGAGAGGCGTGGGCTCGGGGTGCCAGGCGGATCGGGAAAGAGGGGGTGGGATGCGAATCGGACGGTGGGACGCGGATCGGACGGCGCAGTAGAGTAGCGCAACCTCGCACACCACCACGGCGCCACCAGTCAGGCAACCACCCCCGAGCTCCGGCGATggaggaagccgccgccgccgccgccgccgccgctccggagCCTAATGCTGCCACACCAACCCCACCGGAACCCGCGGGGGATGCTCCCAGCGGCGATGCCTCGGCTGATCCTGCCGCCGTCGCGGACGACGAGCACGACTCCAAGGAGGTCGTGCTGCGCAGGTACTTCCTCCAAGAGTGGGAGCTCGTCTCCGCCATCCTCCGCCGCATCGTCGCAGCCGGCGGCGTCGCCGAGCCCGCCGACGTCCATAGGATCCGCTCTATCGTAAGCACTCTGCTCTTCCTGTCTCCAAATGCTCTCTGTCGCTGAACCTTACACAGATCTATGAGAGAAGAGCGTGCAGCTCTGGAAGCAACATTAGCTTTTGTTTGGTTAATTGTTGGTTAGTGGAGGTTATAATTTTCTACAGTGCTTCAGCGTCTGCAGCTAGATGCACACAAGCAAAATTCGAAGAGATGATGTGAATTTCAAGTAGCCTTTCCCACAAACCCCCTGTTTTAATTATTTGCTAAGCACTAGTTGAGTAGTCTAGGAGGCAATTTAAACTGTTTGGTTGAGGTTAATCTGCGAATGCCCTTGCTATTGCTAATATAGAGGATAGTGAGCGCAAAAGCTGAAGAGTAAGCTGAGCTGGGATACAAATGATTCACACGAATCAATCCTAAGTCCTAGAATGTTTATGAATTATATTCTGCTTTTCCTGGTGAAAAATATGGATATGGGAGGGAGTTACGACTTATGATCTATTACCACCATTATAGGTAAAGGTAAGAGTCAATGTCCACATAACGTGGAAACTTTAAGCATTAGGAAAACTATAACAACTGCTATATTTGGATAACATGGTCTTCGGAGCACAATTTTGGCCACTACTTTCTACTGTAATATTGTATTTGTAAAACCTAGAAAGTTGTACTATTGTACTAGTATGAAAGCACTTTTCAGAAAAGATCTGAACATATCTTCTTCATATATCCAATCTTGATATTCGTAGAGCATCAATCTTTGAACTGACTTTTTGCCAAAACTACCATGCTTAAGAGCTCAGTATGATAAAATTTTATCTTTCCTGTTGAGCAATAGATGGACAAATATCAAGAAGAGGGTCAACTACTGGAGCCATACCTGGAGAACATTGTCTCGCCACTTATGTCGTTGGTTCGGTCAAAGACAATGGAACTTGGTGCTGGCACCAATGAGCTCCTTGACATTATCAAGCCTCTGTGTATCATCATCTACACCCTGGTCACAGTGTGTGGGTACAAGAGTGTCATCAAATTCTTCCCTCACCAGGTTTCTGATCTAGAGCTTGGGGTTGCTCTCCTTGAGAAGTGTCATACAATGAGTTCGGCAACTGCTCTTAGGCAAGAGAGCACAGGAGAAATGGAGACTAAATGTGTTGTTCTATTGTGGCTTTATATACTGGTCCTGATCCCATTTGACATTTCCACTGTGGATACAAGCATTGCTACTACGGATAGCATGGATGGGACTGAGGTTGTTCCGCTTGTGACAAGGATATTGAACATATGTAAGGATTATCTCTCCAGTTCTGGTCCAATGAGAAGGATTTCAGGATTATTGCTTGCAAGACTCTTGACTCGTCCTGACATGGCAAAGGCTTTCAGCAGGTGATTTTTGTACAACTCACATGTATTTATGTTTTAAGTTGTTGTAGTGACTTGTATCTTCAAAAGTATCCTACCACTGGAGGGTTCACTAAAATGAAGATTTAATTTTGTGAGATTATCAAACATCAGTAACAACTTCTACCCGCTTGACCATTTCATTGTAGTTTTATCCAGCATTATATTGGGCAATGTTTTGAGTTGTCGTACTTCTCTTTATTTTCAGTTTTATGGAATGGGCACACGAGATGTTGTTGTCTGTCACAGATGACTTTGTGGATCAATTTAGATCCATTGGTATAGTGGAAGCTTTAGCGTCAATATTTAAGGTTTGTATGTACCTTATTTTTACTTCTTATTCAGTATTCTACACATGTGGTGGATATGTCTTTGCCTTCATAGCTTTTCTATTTTATTTGTCTCTTAATAGGAGCTCTTTTACACACATGATTCTTTTTTGTGGTTGTCAACAGGGGATGAATGTGCGCATTTGCTTTCATAAATTACATATTGTCCATTTACATTGATGTCTTCCTTTTGGTTCCTTTTGTTGCAGATTGGTAACCGTAGAGCGTTGGATGATACTGTTTCTGGTGCTTGGAATGATTGTTCAGTTGTGATGAAGACTAATGTCTCAGCCAGGAGTCCACTTCTTAGAAAATTTCTGGTGAAACTGGCCCAGCGAATTGCTCTCATTAGCTTGCCTCCACGTTCGCCGTCATGGCGGTATAAGGTTTTAAATATCTTATTACTGTTATAAAACCGCAGCATTTCCCAATCACGATTGtttttcgacttcttttgtCTAAAAAAGATGCCAACAATATGGTGTTTAAGAATTATGTTCTTTTTAAGGTGACACATGCAGAGCATCTAGATTGTTTCACTCATGCATGTGTCCTTTGTAAAGTTACTAGGACATATAGTATGACGTAGAAGTGGTTTATCGCTGGAGTACCTGATACTTGTGTTTCACACATAGTTCACTTAGAATTTAATAGGACATCTGATTGGCATGTGCTTCCAATCTGATTATATTGCATGCACCATGCAAAACTCCAAATCATATCCAAATTCTGGAAAATTGTTCACTAAATTGAGATATGTGAACCACTCATATAGTAGCAGTTGGTGAAGAGCTTCTCTACTATGCTGAAGCTCCAATGCCTGATCAATTAAGGAAACATTCATAGCTTGATCACAAAACTGTTCATAGGGATATGCTAACTGTGAACGGCAAACTTCTCATGAAACAGTGGCTTGATTAAACACTTTCACTAGAAAGCACTATTTCTTTCTTGGGATTGATAAATGGGGGGTTGTTTCTGAGTTGAAATATGTCAGAAATTAGTTTCGGGTGAATATTTATGCATATACTTTTCTTAGCATCGAAATGCTTGAACTTATTAATATTTTGGATGTATTTCTAGAAGGAAGTTCATGTGTATGCTGGATTTACATTTGCGGATACAGTGCTCTAAGTAGTTGAATCTTGCAAGAATCTAAACATGTATGAAGAAACTGTCTTGGAACATTGGCATAGACATGTAAGGTATCAGCTAGGTGGCAATAAACTGAAACAAAAGCACACTATGTACTTAGGTATGTCACCTGCTTTGCTAGATTTTCCGTGCCAGTTTCCCAGATGTCTAATAAAGAGCGAAGTAATCAAGAATTTATGTCATGTTTTGCATCTTTGTTTTATGGAAGCAGTACTGGGAAATGTTTTCATATTTTGAGCTGTTCTTCAATCTAGTTTTCTATGTTTCGGAGATTGTAATGTGATATCTCTACCACAGTGCTCACTGTTTTAACCTCATGCAGTCAATTAACAGTTCGCTGGGTGCAAACCTTTCAAGTTCTACTACTGGAGAAGCGTATTCAAGTGGATCAAGCGAACAAGCTAATATTGATCAGACAGACATGTGTTTGTTAGAAGATATGGATGTACCAGAAATTGTTGAAGAGATTATCGACTTGCTGTTGACTGGTTTGAGGGATTCGGTATGTTCTTGACCTGATATTATGCTGCAAACTTTTAATTTGTTCTCTAGAACGTGGTAGTAATATTTACCGAATTATATGATGTCTTCTACGTACATGGCAGTCCCATTGTTTGTGCTCGAATAATTATAACAAGAATAGTAATTATCTCTTCTTGCTTGCTGGTGAATATCTTTtacccccacccccccccctccaTATCTTAACAAAGACATAGCATTGTATTGTTCTGTATGTTGGAGGGAAAAAGCCACACAGGCTTTTTTTAATATATAGTTATTTGTAGAATATAATTGAACTTTAACCTCCATTAACCAAAACTTGGTTTAATTGCTTAGAAGAGAGTTGATATTTTTTTTTTCCTGTGGAGATTCATGTATGCCAATCCCCTCGGATAACAAATGCGGTCAagtttgaccgacaacagtttCCAAAGTGTTTAGTTTCGAAAATAAAAAGCATATGAGTATATTTGTGTCCACGTACTTTCATAATATGTTTTTTCTAGAATACACAGGAGAGCTGTGTATCTTTTGTATTAAAAGAGAAGGAACGAACCAagtacagacgtacttcctttAGGGGAAACCCAAACTATCACTCAAACTTACATaacagaaaaaaagaaaagacgACCAGCTGTCAGATTTCTTTCATAATCTTATACTTATAAGATATTATAACTATATTCTAataagcaaaaatattggtcaAAGTCGAAACTCGAATAGCATAAAAAGATGATGGTGTTAAGTATGTATGACTGGATGTAGTTTTGTGAACTGGATTACTTCAAACCACCAACACAACTGCCTGCTCTAAGGACTTCTTCTGCAGCAATGGTGGTACCTAAAATGAATAAGGCAATTGTGTATATGAGGAACTGTGTATACAGTTGGAGTCGTGATTCACTGCTTCATGTACTTTCGGAGAACAGTAGGGAGGTTGCTCCACGTACTTGTTATTACGATTCTTTGCATGTTAAAATGCCAAAGTCTTATTGGGATATGAAATGCAATTAGTAGCATTGTCATCGCAGATGAAGTTGTACTGAGGGATTGCTTTCGTAAATTATTCATCTTTTTCACTTAGCATCAAACACTGCTGTTCTTGAACTAAAGCTAAATGTTTTTTATTTTCTGTCAGGACACAATTGTAAGGTGGTCTTCTGCCAAAGGTATTGGTAGGATAACTGCACGTTTAACACCTACATTGTCAGAAGAAGTTATATCATCAATCTTGCAACTTTTTTCTCCTGGGGAGGTCTGTGTATAACTTATGAACTTCGCAACATCCTTTGATTGTTCATAGAAATATATCAGTTTATCTTGAGGTTAGCAAACTGCTAGTTTTCTCAGCACCATATTACTCAAGTAATAACTTATGCCTTTTGGATTCTGAAGGGTGATGGTTCCTGGCATGGAGGTTGTTTGGCCTTGGCTGAACTTGCTCGGAGGGGGTTATTGCTGCCTTCTAGCTTTCCTGATGTTATTCCTGTTATAATAAAGGTGCATAAGTAACATGATAAGTAGAATAGTAATGAATGATGCCCTTTCCTTCCTTTATTTCATTTTGTACATTGTAAGACAATTACGTATTTATACCTATGTTTAGTGCTGGTTCAGTAAGATAAGTTCACTGTCTCAATTGATTTTGATGATATGCCTTTGCAGGCTTTACACTACGATGTACGAAGAGGTCCACATAGCATTGGTTCACATGTAAGAGATGCAGCAGCATTTGTTTGTTGGGCATTTGGCCGAGCTTATACCAATTATGATATGAAGGCTGTCCTGGAACAACTTGCTCCTCACCTTCTAACAGTTGCTTGTTATGATCGAGAGGCAAGCTTATTTCTGATTTAGTTCTACATTTGTTGCTTCCAGATGTTTTTACCTCTGATCCCATAGTATTTTGACTAGATGATCTTATCTTACCAATCCTTATTGTCGATGTGATGGTAGGTTAATTGTAGAAGAGCTGCTTCTGCTGCCTTTCAAGAGAATGTTGGAAGACAGGGAACTTTTCCACATGGCATTGATATTGTGAATACAACAGACTACTTCGCACTGGCCTCTCGATCAAATTCTTATCTGAATGTTGCTGTTTCTGTTGCTCAGTACAAGGAGTATCTTTATCCCTTTGCAGATGAGCTACTTTGCAATAAAATAACTCACTGGGTACTGTAGTTCTCTGCAAGTATTTATGGTTTGAGTTAGATTTCTTTGTTGTTGCCAGTTTCCACACTTTTTTGCCTGTGCTGCAATTGCTATTAGTTTCTCGACTTCTGCATTCCTTACCTGTAACTGTTAGCTGATTTGGGAAATTGAAGTGATTCCCCTCCCCCCCAACCCAAGTACCAATTCTGTACTGCCTTTCATCAGGCTCTTTTTTCACATACTTAGAAGTTTTTCCCCCTCTTCTTTCACTTTTACTGTGTATTGCTTCAATATGCAAATTCTGTTTTCTGTGGAGTGCTGCTTTCATGACACTTAATCTCTTGCTTCTTTTCATAAATTTTATGAAGATGAGCTTGCTATATTTCAATACATCGTTTAGGctgatttttctttcttttctagGAGAAAAGCTTGAGAGAGTTGGCTGCTCAGGCCCTTTCTTTGCTTGTACAATATGATATGGATTACTTCGGTGGACATGCGCTTGAAAAGTTAGTTCCGTGCACTCTATCATCGGACTTGTGTACTCGCCATGGAGCCACTTTAGCTGTTGGTGAGGTTGCTTTAAGGTTGTACCAACTTGGTTTTACCTTTTCTACAGGTAAGTTATGTAATTGTCAtgtatattatatcttgcactTTTGTGATACTTATCATTTGAATATTGTAATATGCTTACCTGAAAAGTGACCTTGCATCCGTATCTTTATTTTTAAGACATGCAGAAAGCTTTGTCGGGTATTGTTCCCGCAATAGAAAAGGCACGCCTTTATCGAGGCAAAGGAGGAGAGATTATGCGCTCCGCTGTTTCCCGATTCATTTCATGTATTTCTATAGCTGGAATATCTTTGAACGAGAAGATAAAGAAAAGTTTATTAGAAACACTTAATGAGAATTTGAGGCATCCCAATTCTCAAATACAGGTGAATTTTCCATTTCCTCAATGTATATTCACAGAAAGAGTGCCCCGCAACCCAACCTCCAAAAAAACACCACCactaaataaataaataaataaagagtGCTATCATCTTACTAGTTGGTCGTGTGATTTGATACATAACCAATCCCTTTTTTATTTGTACACCTTTACCATGACACTAACCATCTACTCTTGTAGACTGAATGTTTCTTTTTTCACTATTTTTGTCCAGTGTGCTGCTGTTGATGCATTAAAACATTTTATTCCAACATATCTGGTATCCTCTGGTGAAAAGATTGCCAATGATATCATTTCAAAATATTTGGCACTTCTAGACGACCCAAATGTGGCTGCAAGACGGGGAGCCGCACTGGCCCTTGGAATATTACCATACAAATTCTTGTTATTGAAATGGATGCCTGTCATGAATAAGCTCTGTAGCTCATGCACAATTGAGGTAATGGAATTATCTTTGATATTTCAATATTAAAAAGAGAAGGAATAATCTATTGCTGTTGTTCTTTAACACCGGAACTAAAACTCCCGTGGGATCTGGTTTGTAGGATAAGCCTGATGATCCTGATGCTGAAGCACGTGTGAACTCTGTTAGGGGGCTAATTTCAGTTTGTGAAACACTAACATCATCTTTTGATCAGAGCTCAAATAGTGGAGATTCTGTATATGCATATATAAAAGATTATGTCATGCGAGCTTTATTTACAGCACTTGATGATTATGCTGTGGACAACAGAGGAGATGTGGGTTCTTGGGTACGTGAAGCAGCAATGGATGCACTGGAACGGTGTACGTTCATCCTCTGCAGGAGAGATATTGCTGCTTTGAGAACAGCACCAGCTTCTGGCCATGAGTCTGAACTGAGTGTAATGGAAGTAAATTCAAGTAGTAGCACACACCagctatttgattctggagttGCACAGGATCTGGTTGCAGGTATTGCAAAACAAGCAGTTGAGAAAATAGATAAGATGAGAGAAATAGCTATCAAGACCCTGCAGCGAATTCTGTACCATCAGGAACACCTCATCCCATTTATACCTCACAGGGAACTGCTGGAAGAGATTATTCCCAACAGCACAGATTTAGAGTGGACGGTAAGTGTTAGTGAACTGGGAAAAAATCACACCTAGTTTTGGCACTTGTTTATTGTGACTTACGAGAATTACCTGTCCTGCCTTTGAATTTGATCTTTTTAATGTCGGTATCTAACCATATTAGTTTTGTTGCCAATTGCCATAGAAATTAGTCATGTTGGAAAGAattcgtgtgtgtgtgtgggggggggggggggggtagatCTACAATAATGGAAGTTTACCCATAATTCCATCTATTTTCTTTAATAATTGATGTTTTCAATGAATATATAGTTGCTTAATAACTTGAGCACTGATTTAACTGTCACCAATTTGTTCATAATTTGAGCTGTGGTGATATTTTTGTTTATTTAACTGATAGAAATTTTGCCTTATTAGGTTCCTACTGTATCATATCCACGATTGGTGAAGCTTCTCCAAGTCAGCTGCTATAGCAAGTCTGTGCTCTCAGGGCTTGTCATTTCTACAGGTGGATTGCAGGAGTCTTTGAAAAAAGCTTCAACATCAGCTTTAGTAGGGTATCTCGAGGATTCAGATATCAATACAAATTGTGAAGGGAAAAGTAGAGAGTATCAATTGAGTTGTGACCTTCTATGGGTACTACAGCATTACCAGAAGTGTGATCGTGTGATTACTCCCACATTGAAGGTACAGAGGTTTATTCACATCGTCTGATGACATCATATTATGCGCCTAGATCTTTCATATGTTGCATGTAAATTCTATACTTATTATTGTTTGCATAGGGCTTTGAATAGCTTTTCATTTTTGCTGTTGTTTATCTAAAAAGATGTGTTCTCGATCCAAACTCATGTCTACTCGTTGTAACGACATCACAACTGGTGCTGCTGATTTAGTTCTGGTTTCATGATTTAAATAGTAAAAGTTCACATGATTGTGCATTCTTGTTTCCCACATGTGATGTTATACATTTTTTTCTGCTAACAAGGACCTTGTATTTGCAGACTATTGAGGCTCTATTCAGTAAAAAGGTTTTCTTGACCAGGGAGGTGAGTTTACTCAGCAATGCACTAAATAGTTACAGAATGGTGAGAGGCTGACTTTGTTATATCTTCTGCTTTTTCAACACAGGGATATAGTGAGTTCTACAGTGGACTTGTAGATTCGGTGGGCTCCGAACTGAAGGGGTCAAAAGATTTCACAAAGTTATGTGCGGGCCTCTCAATCCTTGGATACATTTCTTCACAACTGGATGGAACTTGCACCAAGGCATTCTCTCAACTTCTCACATTCCTATGCCACAGATACCCCAAGGTAACATCTACCATTTCTTGCCTgagaagtgcagaactccatcCAATTATCAGTTGAGCTCAAATGCCCTGCAATCTAACAGATCCGGAAGGCTGCAGCCGACCAGGTGTATCTTGTGCTGCTTCAAAATGATGATCTTATTCCATCAGAAAATATGGATAAAGCCCAGGAATTACTCGCAGATACGTGCTGGGAAGGAAATGTGGAGGAAGCAAGGCGCAAGAGGTCACAGATCAACGAGATGGCTGGTTTCAGGGTTGCCACTTCACTTAAATCTGAAAATCAAGAAACTGGACCTACCGATGTGCGTAACACTGTTTCCACCGATGAAAACAAATCTTATTCATCGTTGGTTGATTTCAGTGGATACTAGGATGCAGGAACCAGTAGCAGTACTATTTTGGTTTTATACGTCACAAGCATGTACTGTTTCCAAATTTTGGTTTGTGCTGTTTACAAAATTTTGCTTCCGAGTGGAAGGGCCTGATTATGAAGAGGTTGGACGTAATATTCAGCTACGACATGCGATTGTATGGCCAGGGTTCTTCCAGAGCAATTGGCAGCCAAGGGGCAACTCAATTATCAGTCAAATTAACATACTTAAATAAATTGATAGAAATATGTTTTGAACCTATCATGAGCGCACTGGGATGGCATAAACATGTTGTAACACGCCTCAGGTAATTTTAAGCCTCATATTCATATAACTCTGAACAGATCCATTCAACAATCCACACTCCCGGAAACAACTCGGAAGGACATAAGTTTCAGCGACTGTTTAACAGTTGCATATATGCATTAATTTGGAAAAATTGAAATTTCTCGGCAGCCACGGACTGATGAGACAACAAAATTAATGCAGTCCCAATGTATCAGGATCACTTGCTTGTTGCTGCTTATAGCCAGAGTATCAGTATCACGGCTTCAACCATGGAAATACGTCCGGTGATGAGGGTAACCGTGCCGTCAACACTTCACATCCTGTCTCTGTCACCTGGAGAACAGCAAACAACCAAGATTCACATATACCATTACGCAGCAGCACCGAGACCCAACAGAGCTCTCGTAAAACAAAGCGTACAGAAAACTAGCGGAGTAACAATCAAACAGCAGCAAGTTGAACAGGCAAGAACTCCCAGTGCAAATTATCAGTCACTGAAGGATTAAACAGCACACATGAGGCATTGGTTCTTTCTAGTATAATGAAATTATATGCATAATAAACAGATTCCAATTAAACAATTGGTATTCCTCTAAGGAACAAGCCAAAAACTCAAAAGGTATTGAACTCACCAAAAGTGTATGTTCAAATTGAGCACTCCGTTTACCATCTGCAGTCACTGCGGTCCAATCATCAGGCCACAGACGGTCATTCCAAACTCCTACACAATATGAAAATATTTACTATAATAATGAACACTGAGGTATTTTTTAAAAACATCATGAGCCTTTGGAATTTGCCAGAGCTATGTACACTTACCTGCATTGATCATTGGCTCGATTGTAAATGTCTGCCCAGCTTTCATGATACCAACAGCCTTGTTTCCTATATTAAATAACAAAAGCACACCTTGAGTTGAATATAATTGTGTACCCTTTCAGGCATAGCTTGTACGGTACTATCACAATTACTGCACTAATATAAGAATAAATGAAAATAAGACTAGCTGCAAGAAATGTACTTGAATAATGAGGGATGTTTGGAGCACAGTGGAATAATTCTCCTATGCCATGGCCACAATATGATTTCACCTGAAAGAAAGGTAATCACAAGAGGATAGGTGCAAACATACAATGGAGATAGCAATGAATGTGTTTGATGCCGATGTGATACTAACCACAGATAAACCTGACATTGAAGCATGTCTATTTATGATTTCTCCAACTTCTCGAAACCTAACTCCAGGTTTAACTGCGCATAAATTTGTTTTAAGTTCAAGTATCATAACTCCATTACAGGTAAGAAATGAGGGTCTTAGAAAATGTATAGGGAACTGCAAACCAAAAGCAATtccttttgttttctttttaaAGTCTAGGCATATATAAGGAATAAATCAAGTCGAAATTGTAAATAATGTCACCTATAGCAATAGCTTTCTCCAAGCACTCGTAGGTACAACGGACAAGCTGTTTGGAAGCTTCATCAACATTGCCAACAAAATATGTTTCGTTCAAATCACCTGCAGTTGACATAGATGCTAATTAAAAATAAACATAACATAAATAAACAGTTAAGCATCATATAAAACAAAAGAGACTTCACCGTGAACGCCTTTATAGTATACAGTTACATCAACATTTACAATGTCACCATCCTCAAGTTTCCTGTAAGAAAAAACAGATAGAATTATAGAAACCAACGGCAATCATACACAAACTTGGACAATAGGTACTGACAGTAAAACTATTTTAGTTTGCTCAACATGAAAATAGGAAGTTAGAATCTGGCATTTGTACATCTAAAATCCACTTGAAACCTAACATACCAAGAACCCACTTAGTAGGACAAACTAAAAGCATGCATTTATTAGATGCTAAAGTTATTGACGTTTTGCCCTGGACTTTAGTTGCAAATTT from Panicum hallii strain FIL2 chromosome 9, PHallii_v3.1, whole genome shotgun sequence includes:
- the LOC112875546 gene encoding tubulin-folding cofactor D yields the protein MEEAAAAAAAAAPEPNAATPTPPEPAGDAPSGDASADPAAVADDEHDSKEVVLRRYFLQEWELVSAILRRIVAAGGVAEPADVHRIRSIMDKYQEEGQLLEPYLENIVSPLMSLVRSKTMELGAGTNELLDIIKPLCIIIYTLVTVCGYKSVIKFFPHQVSDLELGVALLEKCHTMSSATALRQESTGEMETKCVVLLWLYILVLIPFDISTVDTSIATTDSMDGTEVVPLVTRILNICKDYLSSSGPMRRISGLLLARLLTRPDMAKAFSSFMEWAHEMLLSVTDDFVDQFRSIGIVEALASIFKIGNRRALDDTVSGAWNDCSVVMKTNVSARSPLLRKFLVKLAQRIALISLPPRSPSWRYKSINSSLGANLSSSTTGEAYSSGSSEQANIDQTDMCLLEDMDVPEIVEEIIDLLLTGLRDSDTIVRWSSAKGIGRITARLTPTLSEEVISSILQLFSPGEGDGSWHGGCLALAELARRGLLLPSSFPDVIPVIIKALHYDVRRGPHSIGSHVRDAAAFVCWAFGRAYTNYDMKAVLEQLAPHLLTVACYDREVNCRRAASAAFQENVGRQGTFPHGIDIVNTTDYFALASRSNSYLNVAVSVAQYKEYLYPFADELLCNKITHWEKSLRELAAQALSLLVQYDMDYFGGHALEKLVPCTLSSDLCTRHGATLAVGEVALRLYQLGFTFSTDMQKALSGIVPAIEKARLYRGKGGEIMRSAVSRFISCISIAGISLNEKIKKSLLETLNENLRHPNSQIQCAAVDALKHFIPTYLVSSGEKIANDIISKYLALLDDPNVAARRGAALALGILPYKFLLLKWMPVMNKLCSSCTIEDKPDDPDAEARVNSVRGLISVCETLTSSFDQSSNSGDSVYAYIKDYVMRALFTALDDYAVDNRGDVGSWVREAAMDALERCTFILCRRDIAALRTAPASGHESELSVMEVNSSSSTHQLFDSGVAQDLVAGIAKQAVEKIDKMREIAIKTLQRILYHQEHLIPFIPHRELLEEIIPNSTDLEWTVPTVSYPRLVKLLQVSCYSKSVLSGLVISTGGLQESLKKASTSALVGYLEDSDINTNCEGKSREYQLSCDLLWVLQHYQKCDRVITPTLKTIEALFSKKVFLTREGYSEFYSGLVDSVGSELKGSKDFTKLCAGLSILGYISSQLDGTCTKAFSQLLTFLCHRYPKIRKAAADQVYLVLLQNDDLIPSENMDKAQELLADTCWEGNVEEARRKRSQINEMAGFRVATSLKSENQETGPTDVRNTVSTDENKSYSSLVDFSGY